The Alteromonas mediterranea DE genome contains the following window.
AATATTCCATAAAATTGAGTAGTGGTATTTGAACTTTGTTCATTAACTATCCAGCAACAGCTAGATCCCAGGCTTCTTTTGCACCTTGCTTGCCATTTTTCATTTGTATGAATAAGTTCAGCATACTTATCTCTCGACTGAGTTTGTCTGGATTGGGGTCTACCGGTATTTCCAATAGTCTTATCCCACAATTTGATTCAACCGCGCTTTGTAAGTGAGTCCTCAATTCTCCTATTGTTTTGCACTGCAACCCTTTGCCGCCATAAGCTTTAACCAGTGTGAGCACATCAAATCTAGGGGTTGAACAATGGTACATTGTGCTTTCGCCACTTTTGCCAAGGTGGAAGATGTTGTTTCGCATATAAAGGATAACAACCGCAAGATGCTCTCGTTGAAAATGAATTAACTCATTTAATTGAAAATGAAAGCCACCATCACCGGTAATAACAACCGCAATATCGGACGAGTTAGAAGATTTCAAGGTCTTAGCCACAGCACGTGCATAGGGCAGACTACTACCCATAGCACCATACCAGGGATTAGTTAGCCAAGGCCGACAATGACTTGACCGCTTAGTCTCTAAACTGTAAGAAGCAAAATACGAATTACCAATTTCTGGCAGATAAATTAACGAAGCAGATAGCTGACTTTGCACATCATTGAGGGCATCTGCAAGATTATGGAAGTCGACGCTGTCATTATCGTCTAAAACCGGACGACGCTTTTCTTCCAGCAAAGTTTGAAAAACAGGGATATCGCTCACCAGTAATTGTTCAAAGACATGTAGCAAACCTTGTTGATTTTGAACGGTCCCTTTTACCATGGTTTTATTTTCAAATGATTGAATAACATGCGTGCCTGAACAAAAAGCATTATTCGTATCTTGACTCTGGATACTGGTATCGACTTCCAAGATGTAATCAACTTTCTGTTCAATGTAGTATCGCACGTGGTCAGGACTAAAGACGCCGTTATAGCTTCCTACGGACAGCGGATCAGACTCATCTAAAACACCTTTTGCCAGCCAGCTAGTTGCATAAGGAATATTGAATTTGTCCACAAAATTGCGCAGTTGCTCACATAATCTTGTGTTCAACTTGACATTCTCGCCAACGAACAGAAGTGGATGGCTTGATTGATTCAATTTTTCAACAATGTGTTCAGCGATATGCTGCGCACCATCTAACACATAGGTCTCATGATTTACGTCGCCAGGTGTTTGTGGCAGCTTTAATGCCTGGGTGGGTTCAAAGACTAAATCACGGGGTATCTCAATGAAAACAGGCTGTTTATTGGCATAGGCGTGAGCAACCAATTGAAAAAAACGTTCAGCCGCCATATTCGGCTGACCTTTCGATCTTGCGCCTTGCAATCTTTCGGCTCTCATACCTAATGCACGAAATGACTCCAAGGCACAATCATATTTCAACATCCATTCAGAGCTGGAGGCCACACTATGATGCAGCAGCGTGTCAGAAATTTCTTGCTCACCGGGTGCTCCGGAAATAAATACCACTGGCAGCTTCTCCGCCACTGCAAGGGCTGCTGGACTGGAACAAGGTAAACTACCCACGGTGAATGTTGTCAGCGTTGCACCTAATCCCGAAATTTGAGCTTGCGCACAAGCAGCATAGCCGGCGTGCATTTCGTTACTAGAAGGCGTAGTTTCAAGTTTTCCTTCAAAAGCGCTGATAATATTATCTGCAAAGTCACCTCCTACCCCGAACACTGTCTTACATCCAAACAGCGTCAGGATGTCAGCCATGACGTCACCAAGTAGAGGAAGACTATTAGCATATTCTGTACCCAGATTTTGCGCGCAGTGCGCACGCATATTCGCACCCACCATAACTTGCTCCTGACCATAAGACCTATTCAAATCAACCGATTGATTATGTGCCTATGAGTGGCGTTTAACAAAAGCTCTTTGTTGGTACTCACAAAGAACAACATCTACCTATTTGTTTCAATTGGCAAATGACACTGGTTTTTTAAAAATAGCGTTGGTTTTGTTTATGTAAGTAGAAGGCGCTATGGAATTACTATGCCCTGCGGGTAACCTCTCTTCTTTTAAAATGGCGATCGATAATGGCGCAGATGCGGTCTACGTGGGTTTAAAGAATGATACGAATGCCAGGCACTTTGCGGGTCTTAATTTTACTGAAGAAAGACTGGAAGAAGCCGTCTCTTACGCACACGACAGATCAAAAAAGATACATATCGCTATTAATACCTATGCGCATGCTGAACAATGGGATAAGTGGAAATTCGCTGTCGATGCCGCCGCAGCGCTCAATATTGATGCCCTGATAGTTGCCGACATGTCAGTACTTAGTTATGCAGCTGAGCGTTACCCAGATTTAGAGTTGCATTTATCCGTGCAGGCATCTGCAACCAATGCAGGTGCTATCGAATACTACCAAGAGTGCTTCAATGTGAAGCGAATCGTCCTCCCGCGCGTACTTTCAATTCATCAGGTAAAGCAGTTAGCGAGATGTACCAATATTGAACTGGAGGTCTTTGCATTTGGTAGTCTATGCATCATGGCCGAAGGACGCTGCCACCTTTCTTCGTATCTAACCGGTGAGTCACCCAATATGAATGGTGTGTGTTCACCAGCAAGTCATGTTCAGTGGCAGGAGTCGGATGGTCGTTTAACATCCAGATTGAACAATGTCTTAATTGATTCCTATCAACCACATGAGCAAGCAGGTTATCCAACTCTCTGCAAGGGGCGTTTTCAGGTAGATAGCAATACTAAAGCGTTTCATGCACTGGAAGAACCTACTAGCCTAAATACGCTGAGTCTGCTACCTGAATTGTTTAAAATTGGCGTGAACGCCTTAAAAATTGAAGGTAGGCAACGAAGTAGTGCCTATGTAAAACAGGTAACTAGAGTTTGGCGCGATGCTATTGACCACTGCAGTAGCTCCATGCATGTAAACGATCTGCATGATTGGGAAAAACGTCTGGAATCCTTATCGGAGGGAAGCTGCACTACTTTGGGTGCCTACCACAAGTCGTGGCAATAGCAACCATGCCAATACTTTTGATTATTTGATTTTGTAGGAAAACCATATGCAATACTCTCTCGGCCCAATTCTCTACTTTTGGCCTAAAGCACAGGTTGAGCAATTTTATGACAAAGCCGCCCAGAGTGAAGCCCAAATTATCTATTTGGGAGAGACCGTTTGTTCGAAGCGGCGTCAATTAAAGATGGTTGATTACATCGCTATTGCGAAGGCGCTTGCCGATAAAGGTAAGGAGGTCATACTCTCAACTATGACCTTGTTGGAAGCACCTTCGGAATTGGCTCAGGTGCGTAAATATTGTGAAAACGGTGAATTCCTCGTTGAAGCCAACGATATGGCCGCCGTGAATTATTTACGAAAATTAAAGGTGCCGTTTGTCGCAGGCCCAGCGCTCAACATATATAACCACAAAACACTGGATATATTGTTAAAGCAGGGAATGAAACGCTGGTGCATGCCCGTCGAACTCTCGAAGGATAAGCTCTCCGAAATCCTTTCAAAATGTGATGCCATAGGTATTAAAGATAGGTTTGAAGTTGAAGTATTCAGCTATGGTCATTTACCACTGGCATATTCTGCTCGTTGCTTTACTGCTCGCTCGGAAAACCGTGCAAAAGACGATTGTGAGCTGTGCTGCCTGAATTACCCGCGTGGTCGCGTTGCATCGAGTCAGGAAGGGCAAACACTTTTCGTACTGAACGGTATTCAGACGATGTCAGGGTATCGTTATAATTTAATCAATGATCTTAAGACAATGGAAGGGTTAGTGGATATTGTTCGAATCAGTCCTGAGGCTACCAGTACATTTGAAGTTTTGACAAATTTTGTGCATGCCAATTCGATATCTCTTTCCGCAGATGAAACTAACGGTTACTGGCATCAGATTGCAGGATTAACGCCTTTAGGTGCAAATCAAACGCACTCTCGCGTTATGTCCTGAGTGATATGATGACTGTGCACTACCTACCCATGGCGAGCTTTTTTATATCAATTCAGGTTACCTAGCGCAGTGGATTAGTATTGGTACTCAATCAATTTAACTGCCCGCAGGGACTGCGACGTCTGGGACGCAACGGTAATGTAAATTGAGCTTCAGCTCCACGATGAGTGGGAATAGTGTAACTTTTATAGCATGACTGAGGTAGTAAAATGGCGCGTCCACATTTTGACTGGCAAGACCCGTTTCAATTCTCCCAACTGTTAACCGAAGAAGAGCAGCTGATTCGTGAAATTATGAATGAGCTGAGCGAACTGGGCTTGCTTGGTGCGACCTTACCCGCGTTGCTGTCTTAGCCAGTAGCAGACCCAAACTGACCAGTGCTGCCGCCGTGATTGCCTCGATTGCGCCGACTTATCCCGCTTTACCGACACTGCCATTACCGCTGCCAGCTGTGCGGCAGGCGCTATTTGCCTTTGATTAGCGTAACCTGGGTAAAGGCCAGCATTTAGCCAAGCTGTTAAACTTGGCGCTCCACGATCTCTTTACGCAATATCCCCATACCCTAATATTTGGCGAGGATGTCGGCAAAAAAGGCGGCGTTTATGGCTTTGCCAGTACCCAGAGCCAGATCAGCCGTTGCCTGCGCTCGGCGAGCTGGCAGTTTATTGTGAGGGGGAGCAGTTGGCGGTCATGAGCTATGCCAATGGTTGTTACTTAAGTCGCCAGGCGTTTGCGGAATTACCGCAGCAGGCAGCGGACATCTGCTTAATTGACCTACGCTGTCTGATACCGCTGCATATCGATGCCATTATTCAGGCGCAGCAGGTAGCACCCCCCTTTGTGATCAGTATGGGGCTGTTACAGCAGCGGAGTTCAGTTGTATAAATTAAAATTCAATTTCTGAGGTCGACATTACCAATGTTCGAGTGTTACTGACAGCTTCCGCAACAGTGCTGTTCGCCGTGTCCCGGTTTAGTTGGTTCAACAAATAAAATTTCGTTTTCCAGTAGAATATGTTGCATTAAATCTTCTTTTAACTCTTTTAAACCTAAATACAATGCTGTCCAGGTGTTACAAGCGCCAAGTGGAAGCTGTTGCTCGAAACTTAGCTCATCCAGCTTTTTAAGGGCATCACCATGTTCTTGATGTTCTTCCAGCATTACGCTGATAGGGCCATAGGGATATATGCCTTGTCTTAACATCGGGAATAGAATTTGCTCTTCTTTTAACATATGGCTTTCCAGCTCTTGCTGCATATCATGTAAATGAGCCGCTAAACCGTGTGGGCAATCTGGGCTATCGCCATGTACAGTTTCAACCCGCTTAGCTAAGCGGATAAGCTCGGGCAGTTGCTGACGATGCTTCTGGTGAAAATTCACTAAAATATAATCAATTAGCTTAGGTGCTGGTTCAGCGTGCCAATTAATAGCGGGATCTTTTTGGTGTTGTAAATTCTCTAAAGCCTGTAACACTTCTTGTTGGTTTAAGCCGCGTTTGGCGATAGCCTCACCAAGACTTTGTTGCCCGCCACAGCAAAAGTCCAGTTTAAACTGATGAAAGACGGCGGTTGCACCAGCGATACGCGTAGCGAGTTGACCCAGGGGTTGCGTGAGTAACATAGTAATTCTCCAATAAACAAAGACTCATTCTCGTGAGTGCATGGACAATGCCAGAACTACCACCTTTGATTTATATCGGATTTTTACAACGAATGGTAAATTGTACCTTAATGATTCAGGGTAAATATTACCCTAAAGGTATAAATCACCATGCTTGATGCCAGTTTGTTTGCCGATTTAGTGACGGAATTGCCCGCTGCAGTGCGCTTGCAACGTTTAGTAACTACCCTGCGTAGT
Protein-coding sequences here:
- the ytfE gene encoding iron-sulfur cluster repair protein YtfE is translated as MLLTQPLGQLATRIAGATAVFHQFKLDFCCGGQQSLGEAIAKRGLNQQEVLQALENLQHQKDPAINWHAEPAPKLIDYILVNFHQKHRQQLPELIRLAKRVETVHGDSPDCPHGLAAHLHDMQQELESHMLKEEQILFPMLRQGIYPYGPISVMLEEHQEHGDALKKLDELSFEQQLPLGACNTWTALYLGLKELKEDLMQHILLENEILFVEPTKPGHGEQHCCGSCQ
- a CDS encoding thiamine pyrophosphate-dependent enzyme, producing the protein MVGANMRAHCAQNLGTEYANSLPLLGDVMADILTLFGCKTVFGVGGDFADNIISAFEGKLETTPSSNEMHAGYAACAQAQISGLGATLTTFTVGSLPCSSPAALAVAEKLPVVFISGAPGEQEISDTLLHHSVASSSEWMLKYDCALESFRALGMRAERLQGARSKGQPNMAAERFFQLVAHAYANKQPVFIEIPRDLVFEPTQALKLPQTPGDVNHETYVLDGAQHIAEHIVEKLNQSSHPLLFVGENVKLNTRLCEQLRNFVDKFNIPYATSWLAKGVLDESDPLSVGSYNGVFSPDHVRYYIEQKVDYILEVDTSIQSQDTNNAFCSGTHVIQSFENKTMVKGTVQNQQGLLHVFEQLLVSDIPVFQTLLEEKRRPVLDDNDSVDFHNLADALNDVQSQLSASLIYLPEIGNSYFASYSLETKRSSHCRPWLTNPWYGAMGSSLPYARAVAKTLKSSNSSDIAVVITGDGGFHFQLNELIHFQREHLAVVILYMRNNIFHLGKSGESTMYHCSTPRFDVLTLVKAYGGKGLQCKTIGELRTHLQSAVESNCGIRLLEIPVDPNPDKLSREISMLNLFIQMKNGKQGAKEAWDLAVAG
- a CDS encoding U32 family peptidase; amino-acid sequence: MQYSLGPILYFWPKAQVEQFYDKAAQSEAQIIYLGETVCSKRRQLKMVDYIAIAKALADKGKEVILSTMTLLEAPSELAQVRKYCENGEFLVEANDMAAVNYLRKLKVPFVAGPALNIYNHKTLDILLKQGMKRWCMPVELSKDKLSEILSKCDAIGIKDRFEVEVFSYGHLPLAYSARCFTARSENRAKDDCELCCLNYPRGRVASSQEGQTLFVLNGIQTMSGYRYNLINDLKTMEGLVDIVRISPEATSTFEVLTNFVHANSISLSADETNGYWHQIAGLTPLGANQTHSRVMS
- the ubiU gene encoding ubiquinone anaerobic biosynthesis protein UbiU, which gives rise to MELLCPAGNLSSFKMAIDNGADAVYVGLKNDTNARHFAGLNFTEERLEEAVSYAHDRSKKIHIAINTYAHAEQWDKWKFAVDAAAALNIDALIVADMSVLSYAAERYPDLELHLSVQASATNAGAIEYYQECFNVKRIVLPRVLSIHQVKQLARCTNIELEVFAFGSLCIMAEGRCHLSSYLTGESPNMNGVCSPASHVQWQESDGRLTSRLNNVLIDSYQPHEQAGYPTLCKGRFQVDSNTKAFHALEEPTSLNTLSLLPELFKIGVNALKIEGRQRSSAYVKQVTRVWRDAIDHCSSSMHVNDLHDWEKRLESLSEGSCTTLGAYHKSWQ